One Natronococcus sp. CG52 DNA window includes the following coding sequences:
- a CDS encoding ATP-binding cassette domain-containing protein, with translation MATDYDSVEPLLRMKDIHKWYGSVHALKGVDLQVYPGEILGLLGDNGAGKSTLIEMIAGVHQPTEGDIFWKGEHTEISSVNNARELSIETVFQDQAVVEGRSVAQNVFLGRELTKGVGPVHLLDKPQMREEAESVTQSLGLDIASPEQEVRFCSGGEKQGVAIARAMYFDAELVIMDEPTTALAISGVRKVLDFIEQLAESGTAVIFISHNLPHAYDICERFVVFSRGDKVGDVRKEETDVDELEGMQAGLPDD, from the coding sequence ATGGCGACTGATTACGACTCCGTCGAACCGCTGTTGCGAATGAAAGACATTCACAAGTGGTACGGTTCGGTCCACGCGCTGAAGGGCGTCGACTTGCAGGTGTACCCGGGCGAAATCCTCGGGCTGCTCGGCGACAACGGTGCCGGAAAGTCGACGCTGATCGAGATGATCGCCGGTGTCCACCAGCCGACGGAGGGTGATATCTTCTGGAAAGGTGAACACACCGAAATTTCGTCGGTCAACAACGCCCGGGAGCTGAGCATCGAGACCGTGTTTCAGGATCAAGCGGTCGTCGAGGGCCGGAGCGTCGCACAGAACGTCTTCCTCGGACGCGAGTTGACGAAAGGAGTCGGGCCCGTTCATCTGCTTGATAAACCGCAGATGCGCGAGGAAGCGGAGAGCGTCACGCAGAGTCTCGGTCTGGACATCGCCTCGCCCGAACAGGAGGTCCGCTTCTGTTCCGGCGGAGAGAAACAGGGCGTCGCAATCGCTCGGGCGATGTACTTCGACGCGGAGCTCGTCATCATGGACGAGCCGACGACTGCACTGGCCATCTCCGGTGTCCGTAAGGTCCTCGATTTCATCGAACAGTTGGCGGAGTCCGGGACAGCCGTAATCTTCATTTCTCACAACCTTCCCCACGCTTACGACATCTGTGAACGGTTCGTCGTCTTCTCGCGGGGTGATAAGGTGGGCGACGTCCGGAAGGAGGAGACCGACGTCGACGAACTCGAGGGAATGCAGGCAGGACTTCCGGACGACTAA
- a CDS encoding glycoside hydrolase family 3 C-terminal domain-containing protein — protein MRRSLEIVLGGAVGEDISNFSTVDTLETWYPGQTDGEALADVLFGDADPGGRLLVTFGRSPADYPTADEAAFPATDDVARYDEGVFVGYRYFDEHDLEPLFPFGHGLSYATSEYDDGTVPRPTTAPT, from the coding sequence ATGCGACGTTCACTCGAGATCGTACTCGGCGGCGCTGTAGGCGAGGATATAAGTAATTTCAGTACCGTCGATACGCTCGAGACGTGGTATCCCGGCCAGACCGACGGCGAGGCACTAGCAGACGTCCTGTTCGGCGACGCCGACCCCGGTGGGCGCCTCCTGGTGACGTTCGGACGGTCGCCCGCCGATTATCCGACGGCCGACGAGGCGGCGTTCCCGGCCACCGACGATGTCGCACGATACGACGAGGGCGTCTTCGTCGGCTACCGCTACTTCGACGAGCACGACCTCGAGCCGCTGTTCCCGTTCGGCCACGGGCTGTCGTACGCGACGAGCGAATACGACGACGGCACCGTCCCGAGACCGACGACGGCGCCGACGTGA
- a CDS encoding sugar ABC transporter substrate-binding protein, translating into MGDDNGDGRPFYPHTIWGMYGAWEEAYVQGGEFYAEDHDFEFDNYNTGGTEEEQISHIQTFMQQGADGILIGPVSATATAGQVETAVDDGIPVIAANSDIETEALTMSVYIGNEPACEELGEEIVDYLETEVGSDGEIGGTVIDLQGDLGMSIGIEREEGFQNAMEGHDGIDVRQISAGFNREPAQEDTYSLLQSEDGEIDAIFAANSEMAIGAANALDTYGMDPGDVFIASMDGGPALIDHMDEGWVQRGFSQPTQYYLPIAMHYLEIAQTEGEDALPEVGEEITTDDFEISGGEHLGTNIWAEQDWAPAEIRERHGHRWFQTNGRLLTPDNYDDPANWGVVFADEADDD; encoded by the coding sequence ATGGGCGACGATAACGGTGACGGGCGGCCGTTTTACCCGCACACGATCTGGGGCATGTACGGCGCCTGGGAGGAAGCATACGTACAGGGCGGCGAGTTCTACGCGGAGGACCACGATTTCGAGTTCGATAACTACAATACCGGCGGTACAGAGGAGGAACAGATCTCACACATCCAGACGTTCATGCAACAGGGCGCCGATGGCATTCTCATCGGTCCGGTCTCCGCGACGGCGACGGCGGGACAGGTCGAGACCGCGGTCGACGACGGCATTCCGGTGATTGCTGCCAACTCCGACATCGAGACAGAAGCGCTCACGATGAGCGTCTACATCGGAAACGAACCCGCCTGTGAGGAGTTGGGTGAGGAAATCGTCGACTACCTCGAGACGGAGGTCGGCTCCGACGGCGAGATTGGGGGGACCGTCATCGACCTTCAGGGTGACCTCGGGATGAGCATCGGTATCGAGCGAGAGGAAGGGTTCCAGAACGCCATGGAGGGCCACGACGGGATCGACGTACGGCAAATTAGCGCCGGCTTCAACAGGGAGCCGGCACAGGAGGACACCTATTCCCTGCTCCAGTCCGAGGACGGCGAGATCGATGCAATCTTCGCCGCCAACAGCGAGATGGCGATCGGTGCTGCGAACGCCCTTGACACGTATGGGATGGACCCCGGCGACGTGTTCATCGCATCGATGGATGGCGGACCGGCGCTGATCGACCACATGGACGAGGGGTGGGTTCAGCGGGGTTTCTCCCAGCCAACCCAGTACTACCTCCCGATCGCGATGCACTATCTGGAGATCGCCCAAACCGAAGGCGAGGACGCACTCCCCGAGGTTGGCGAAGAGATCACCACGGACGATTTCGAAATCAGCGGCGGTGAACACCTCGGAACGAACATCTGGGCGGAACAGGACTGGGCGCCGGCCGAGATCCGCGAACGGCACGGACATCGGTGGTTCCAGACGAACGGCCGGTTGTTAACGCCCGACAACTACGACGATCCCGCCAACTGGGGTGTTGTCTTTGCCGACGAGGCGGACGACGACTGA
- a CDS encoding fibronectin type III-like domain-contianing protein has protein sequence MTIELSNVGERTGTEVVQVYTGKSAAPVDAAERELVGFDRVSLESVESTTVTVSLEREGFAYYDEDDGWTVADKTNTVAVGRLAWDLVRLLEVEV, from the coding sequence GTGACCATCGAACTCAGCAACGTCGGCGAGCGGACGGGCACCGAGGTCGTCCAGGTCTACACCGGCAAATCGGCTGCGCCGGTCGACGCGGCGGAGCGCGAACTCGTCGGCTTCGACCGCGTTTCGCTCGAGTCGGTCGAATCGACGACGGTCACCGTCTCGCTCGAACGTGAAGGCTTCGCGTACTACGACGAGGATGACGGCTGGACGGTCGCCGATAAGACGAATACCGTCGCCGTCGGCCGCTTGGCTTGGGATCTCGTCCGCCTCCTCGAGGTCGAGGTCTAA
- a CDS encoding alpha-L-rhamnosidase, whose protein sequence is MSDNHTDSTAAESHMTDEPPTGHIDRRDYLRYTGTLAGGSVIAGYATQPAGASGGTSNDDSEPFGPTNLRVEYDQDPNNVLPTAGASNDALEAPRFSWEVTGPRGAAQSAYRILVADSREALERGDGTVWDSGTVESSRSVNVLYNGEPLDSDTTYYWTVRIWDGDEASDWSEPAQFVTALPHDGEHWEGEWIGPDYGEWDEDDPIDYDFLEEGDYDDRPEPLLRNEFDLEREVEEARIHISGLGCYELYLNGERVGDRVLEPAQTQYDERVLYSTYDVTEYLAKETNAIGVALGRLRFGEMVADNGSWRWSHAPWWSDPQLLVQLNVEFADGTSTSIVTDDDWRMTDGPTQFDSLFAGEIYDAREEKRGWTEPNYDDGDWETSPIADDPDAEISPQHVQPMRVRATLDPVEITEPEEGVYVVDFGQVMTGWAELTVDGEAGTGVTVSYGEKLNDDGTVDNSNFLVAAPMQRDHYVLEGDGPETWEPSYSYKGFRYVQVEGYPGEPSPGDFEAKYVYTAFDEGVKSGFESSNELLNRIHENTLWAYRNNMQGLPTDTPKLEKNGWTGDAQLTAEAGIYNYDMARFWRKWLRDFADAQREDGEVPTVVPHNTEYSILGFEPNFGAVLGPTPGWDAAFILIPWWVYQYYGDERILETHYEDWKQYIDWIQQYSEGDVLEDLPDQMSGDEEAIRTFEDSHVLPVGLGDWGGAPLTDTDDGYGGSGDEVPITSTAYYYRFAKALAETAALIGEDEEAAEWDALAEEIREDFNDEFLDTERGYYRTGQHEAYLQTSNLLPLAFDMVPEEYEGIVVENLVGDVMETHDGHLNTATLGTKYLLPVLTEYGHHDVAYTVATQTDYPSWGLWIEEGRTSLLEFWELDSRSWNHHFLGVTDEWFYKHLAGIQVDEPGFEHVRIAPKPVGDLESASGKTDTVRGVVESSWELVESPGEGRGIRLEVTIPGNATATVEIPALGAERARVRESGTNIWNNGNRTNRDHPGIESVERTDEAVVVEVGAGEYAFELERIGN, encoded by the coding sequence ATGAGTGACAATCATACCGATTCGACGGCAGCGGAATCGCACATGACCGACGAACCACCGACCGGTCACATCGACCGTCGGGACTATTTGCGGTACACGGGCACGCTCGCGGGCGGTTCGGTGATAGCCGGATACGCCACGCAACCCGCAGGGGCCAGCGGCGGGACGAGCAACGACGACTCCGAGCCCTTCGGGCCGACGAACCTGCGAGTGGAGTACGACCAAGACCCGAACAACGTGCTCCCCACCGCGGGCGCATCGAATGACGCACTCGAGGCGCCGCGGTTTTCCTGGGAGGTGACAGGTCCGCGAGGCGCCGCCCAGTCGGCGTACCGCATCCTCGTTGCGGACAGTCGGGAGGCCCTCGAGCGCGGCGATGGCACCGTCTGGGACAGCGGCACGGTCGAATCCTCGCGGTCGGTCAACGTCCTGTACAACGGCGAGCCGCTCGATTCCGACACGACCTACTACTGGACCGTGCGGATCTGGGACGGCGACGAGGCGAGCGACTGGAGCGAGCCGGCGCAGTTCGTGACGGCACTTCCTCACGACGGCGAGCACTGGGAGGGCGAGTGGATAGGTCCCGACTACGGCGAGTGGGACGAGGACGACCCGATCGACTATGATTTCCTCGAGGAGGGCGACTACGACGACCGTCCCGAACCGCTGCTGCGAAACGAGTTCGACCTCGAGAGGGAGGTCGAGGAGGCGAGGATTCATATCAGTGGTCTGGGATGTTACGAACTGTACCTCAACGGCGAGCGTGTTGGTGACCGCGTCCTCGAGCCCGCCCAGACGCAATATGACGAGCGGGTACTCTACTCGACGTACGACGTGACCGAGTATCTGGCGAAGGAGACGAACGCTATCGGGGTCGCCTTAGGTCGCCTCCGCTTCGGCGAGATGGTCGCGGACAATGGCTCTTGGAGGTGGAGCCACGCTCCATGGTGGAGTGATCCGCAACTGCTGGTCCAGCTGAACGTCGAGTTCGCCGACGGAACGAGCACGTCGATCGTCACTGACGACGACTGGCGAATGACCGACGGGCCGACGCAGTTCGACTCGCTGTTCGCCGGAGAGATATACGACGCCCGGGAGGAGAAACGGGGGTGGACGGAGCCGAACTACGACGACGGCGATTGGGAGACGTCGCCGATCGCCGACGACCCCGACGCGGAGATTTCGCCCCAGCACGTCCAGCCGATGCGAGTGCGCGCCACCCTCGACCCCGTCGAGATCACCGAGCCCGAGGAGGGCGTCTACGTCGTCGACTTCGGACAGGTCATGACCGGCTGGGCGGAGTTGACCGTCGACGGCGAGGCGGGGACCGGAGTCACCGTCAGTTACGGCGAGAAGCTCAACGACGACGGTACGGTAGACAACTCCAACTTCCTCGTTGCGGCCCCGATGCAACGGGACCACTACGTTCTCGAGGGCGACGGACCGGAGACCTGGGAGCCGAGTTACAGCTACAAGGGCTTCCGGTACGTGCAGGTCGAAGGCTACCCCGGCGAACCGAGCCCCGGCGACTTCGAGGCGAAGTACGTCTACACCGCCTTCGACGAGGGCGTCAAAAGCGGCTTCGAGTCCTCCAACGAACTGCTCAATCGGATCCACGAGAACACGTTGTGGGCGTACCGCAATAACATGCAGGGCCTGCCGACGGACACCCCAAAACTCGAGAAGAACGGGTGGACCGGCGACGCCCAGCTGACCGCGGAGGCGGGGATCTACAACTACGACATGGCTCGGTTCTGGAGGAAGTGGCTCCGCGACTTCGCCGACGCCCAGCGCGAGGACGGCGAGGTCCCGACCGTCGTTCCTCACAACACTGAATACAGCATTCTCGGCTTCGAACCGAATTTCGGCGCCGTGCTGGGTCCCACGCCCGGTTGGGACGCGGCGTTCATCCTCATCCCGTGGTGGGTCTACCAGTACTACGGCGACGAGCGGATCCTCGAGACGCACTACGAGGACTGGAAGCAGTACATCGACTGGATCCAGCAGTATTCCGAGGGAGACGTTCTTGAGGACCTTCCCGACCAGATGTCGGGTGATGAAGAGGCTATCCGCACCTTCGAGGACAGCCACGTCCTCCCGGTCGGGCTCGGCGACTGGGGCGGTGCACCGCTGACCGACACGGACGACGGATACGGCGGTAGCGGCGACGAGGTGCCGATCACCTCCACGGCCTACTACTACCGGTTCGCGAAGGCGCTCGCCGAGACCGCCGCGCTCATCGGCGAAGACGAGGAGGCCGCCGAGTGGGACGCCCTCGCCGAGGAGATTCGCGAGGACTTCAACGACGAGTTCCTTGATACGGAGCGGGGCTACTACCGGACCGGCCAGCACGAGGCGTACCTCCAGACCTCGAACCTCCTCCCGCTCGCGTTCGATATGGTTCCGGAGGAATACGAGGGCATCGTTGTCGAGAACCTCGTCGGGGACGTGATGGAGACCCACGACGGCCACCTTAACACCGCGACACTCGGGACGAAGTACCTCCTTCCGGTCCTCACGGAGTACGGCCACCACGACGTCGCCTACACGGTGGCGACGCAGACGGACTACCCCAGCTGGGGACTTTGGATCGAGGAGGGCCGGACGTCGCTGCTCGAGTTCTGGGAGCTCGACTCCCGCTCGTGGAACCACCACTTCCTCGGAGTGACCGACGAGTGGTTCTACAAGCACCTCGCGGGCATTCAGGTCGACGAACCCGGCTTCGAGCACGTCCGAATCGCCCCGAAGCCGGTCGGTGATCTCGAGTCGGCGAGCGGGAAAACCGATACCGTCAGGGGCGTCGTCGAGTCCAGTTGGGAACTCGTCGAGTCGCCCGGTGAGGGCCGGGGGATTCGTCTCGAGGTGACGATCCCCGGGAACGCGACGGCGACCGTCGAGATTCCGGCGCTCGGCGCCGAGCGGGCCCGAGTCCGGGAGAGCGGCACGAACATCTGGAACAACGGTAACCGGACGAACCGGGACCACCCCGGAATCGAATCGGTCGAGCGAACGGACGAGGCCGTCGTCGTCGAGGTCGGCGCCGGCGAGTACGCGTTCGAACTCGAGCGGATCGGGAACTGA
- a CDS encoding ABC transporter permease: protein MQLDLQGIDALTDGETSTRTKLFLVDNFIWVLLVLTTIAFGILNGPQFFNYSNLQFIVFASVMLSFLVMAEGICLLSGNFDLSVGQAAGFAGMLNAMLLTSWAPWMPWYLGVATILFVGAVIGATNGFFIAYMDLNPFLVTLGTFFILQYAMLEISLNPISGLPDAYLALGGDTLAGVPIAIFLLVVTAVLLHVLLRHTRFGSNVYSVGGDPEASSRVGISKTRTIFLVFVLSGMLSAFSGLLYTGFLSSATPGMADGALFMAFAGAVIGGASLSGGRGSIINMIGGALLIGVFDAGLVQTGLSGNQVNIFFGVLVIVAIIINRYREQKRDDLLTPS, encoded by the coding sequence ATGCAACTAGACTTGCAAGGAATCGACGCACTGACGGACGGAGAGACATCGACACGGACGAAATTATTTCTTGTCGATAATTTTATCTGGGTACTACTGGTACTGACGACGATCGCCTTCGGCATTCTCAACGGCCCGCAGTTCTTCAACTACTCAAATCTTCAGTTCATCGTTTTCGCGAGCGTGATGCTCAGCTTCCTGGTTATGGCGGAGGGGATCTGTCTGCTGAGCGGTAATTTCGACCTCTCGGTCGGGCAGGCAGCGGGTTTCGCGGGAATGCTCAACGCGATGCTGTTGACGAGCTGGGCGCCGTGGATGCCGTGGTATCTCGGCGTCGCGACGATCCTCTTCGTCGGCGCCGTGATCGGTGCGACGAACGGCTTCTTCATCGCGTACATGGACCTGAACCCGTTCCTAGTGACCCTGGGAACGTTTTTCATCCTCCAGTACGCGATGCTCGAGATCAGTCTCAACCCGATCAGCGGACTCCCCGACGCGTACCTCGCGCTCGGTGGCGACACGCTTGCGGGCGTTCCGATCGCGATCTTCCTGCTCGTCGTCACGGCCGTGCTCCTGCACGTACTGTTGCGTCACACGCGATTCGGGAGTAACGTTTACTCCGTCGGTGGCGATCCGGAAGCGTCCAGCCGCGTCGGTATCAGCAAGACGCGGACGATCTTCCTCGTCTTCGTGCTCTCCGGGATGCTCAGCGCATTTTCCGGGCTGCTCTACACCGGATTTCTCAGCTCAGCGACGCCGGGGATGGCCGACGGAGCCCTGTTCATGGCGTTTGCCGGTGCGGTCATCGGCGGTGCGAGCCTCTCGGGCGGCCGCGGATCGATTATTAACATGATTGGTGGGGCATTACTCATCGGTGTGTTCGACGCTGGCCTCGTTCAGACGGGCCTGAGCGGCAACCAGGTCAACATTTTCTTCGGCGTGCTGGTGATCGTCGCGATCATCATCAACCGCTATCGCGAGCAGAAGCGAGACGACCTGTTGACGCCGAGCTGA
- a CDS encoding LUD domain-containing protein, with amino-acid sequence MATADEIRELLRTEGAAVAENTQAFNEGRYESVADLEDYEALKREARAIKEDAIERLPELLDQLIETVEDNGGTVYVADDAADANEYIRSVAADRDADRVVKSKSMTSEEIELNGALEADGVDVVETDLGEWVLQVADEAPSHIVAPAIHKSREAIAELFNERFDPDEPLETAEELTYFARETLGEQIVDADVGVTGANFITADTGTMALVTSEGNARKSVAATDTHVAVAGVEKIVPSVADLHSFIELIGRSGTGQDITSYVSLLTPPVETPVVDFDDDTTPLSEFDNDREFHLVLIDGGRLAMRDDDQLRETLYCIRCSACSNSCANFQSVGGHAFGGKTYSGGIATGWEAGIEGTDVAAAFNDLCTGCTRCVNACPVGIDIPWINTVVRDRINRENDAPAEWLVDGLTPDEEDEGAPLQKRFFGNFETVAKLGSATAPLSNWLADTTVSRQLMARVLDIDPRRELPTFERETLVDWFADRESTVDDPQRRVVVYPDLYTNHVQVERGKAAVEVLEALGVDVVVPSVPSSGRAPLSQGMVATATDHAERVTETLAPYTEDGRDVVVIEPSDYAMFQREYEKLLDETTFTTLAEDSYEVVEYVYGLLENGADASALPEADADGDEIAYHSHCQQRTLGLEAHTIAVLENRGYDVVTSDVECCGMAGSFGYKSDYYELSMDVGDRLREQLQADGVRERPVVASGTSCLEQIDALLERRPRHPIELLIK; translated from the coding sequence ATGGCGACGGCAGACGAAATTCGCGAACTCTTGCGGACCGAGGGAGCGGCCGTCGCGGAGAACACGCAAGCCTTTAACGAAGGCCGGTACGAGTCAGTCGCTGACCTCGAGGACTACGAGGCGCTGAAGCGCGAGGCGCGGGCGATCAAAGAGGACGCCATCGAGCGGCTCCCCGAACTACTTGACCAACTGATCGAAACCGTCGAGGACAACGGCGGCACGGTGTACGTTGCCGACGATGCCGCGGACGCCAACGAGTACATCAGATCGGTCGCCGCCGACCGCGACGCCGACCGGGTCGTCAAGAGCAAGTCGATGACCAGCGAGGAGATCGAACTCAACGGCGCGCTGGAAGCGGACGGCGTCGACGTCGTCGAGACTGACCTCGGTGAGTGGGTCCTCCAGGTGGCCGACGAGGCGCCCTCGCACATCGTCGCGCCCGCGATCCACAAATCCCGCGAGGCGATCGCGGAGCTGTTCAACGAGCGGTTCGATCCCGACGAGCCCCTCGAGACGGCCGAGGAGCTGACGTACTTCGCTCGCGAGACGCTCGGCGAGCAGATCGTCGACGCCGACGTCGGGGTCACCGGCGCGAACTTCATCACGGCGGACACGGGGACGATGGCGCTGGTGACGAGCGAGGGTAACGCGCGAAAGTCCGTGGCGGCGACGGACACCCACGTTGCGGTCGCCGGCGTCGAGAAGATCGTTCCGTCGGTCGCGGACCTCCACTCGTTCATCGAACTCATCGGACGCTCTGGGACGGGTCAGGATATCACGTCCTACGTCTCGTTGCTGACGCCGCCGGTCGAAACGCCAGTCGTCGACTTCGACGACGACACGACACCGCTCTCCGAGTTCGACAACGATCGCGAGTTCCACCTCGTGCTCATCGACGGCGGGAGACTCGCGATGCGCGACGACGATCAGTTGCGCGAGACGCTGTACTGCATCCGGTGTTCGGCCTGTTCGAACTCGTGTGCGAACTTCCAGTCCGTCGGCGGTCACGCCTTCGGCGGCAAGACGTACTCCGGCGGCATCGCGACCGGCTGGGAGGCCGGTATCGAGGGCACGGACGTCGCCGCGGCGTTCAACGACCTCTGTACCGGCTGTACCCGCTGTGTGAACGCCTGCCCCGTCGGGATTGACATTCCCTGGATCAACACCGTCGTTCGAGACCGGATTAACCGCGAGAACGACGCACCGGCCGAGTGGCTCGTCGACGGCCTGACGCCCGACGAGGAAGACGAAGGTGCACCACTACAGAAGCGGTTCTTCGGGAATTTCGAGACAGTGGCGAAGCTCGGAAGCGCGACGGCCCCGCTCTCGAACTGGCTCGCCGATACGACCGTTTCCCGGCAGCTCATGGCCCGCGTCCTCGATATCGATCCGCGCCGCGAGCTTCCGACGTTCGAGCGGGAGACGCTCGTCGACTGGTTCGCCGACCGAGAATCGACGGTCGACGACCCCCAGCGACGCGTCGTCGTCTATCCCGACCTCTACACGAACCACGTACAGGTCGAGCGCGGCAAGGCCGCCGTCGAGGTCCTCGAGGCGCTCGGCGTCGATGTCGTCGTTCCCTCGGTTCCCTCGAGCGGCCGGGCACCGCTCTCGCAGGGGATGGTCGCGACCGCGACCGACCACGCCGAGCGGGTCACCGAGACCCTCGCTCCGTACACCGAAGACGGACGCGACGTCGTCGTCATCGAGCCGAGCGACTACGCGATGTTCCAGCGGGAGTACGAGAAGCTTCTCGACGAGACGACGTTCACGACGCTCGCCGAGGACAGTTACGAGGTGGTGGAGTACGTCTACGGACTCCTTGAGAACGGTGCCGACGCATCGGCGCTCCCCGAGGCTGACGCCGACGGCGACGAAATCGCATACCACAGCCACTGTCAGCAGCGGACGCTCGGGTTAGAGGCCCACACCATTGCGGTCCTCGAGAACCGCGGCTACGACGTGGTGACCTCGGACGTGGAGTGTTGCGGAATGGCCGGCTCCTTCGGCTACAAGTCGGACTACTACGAACTGAGTATGGACGTTGGCGACCGATTGCGAGAGCAGTTGCAGGCCGACGGCGTCCGCGAGCGGCCTGTCGTCGCCAGCGGGACGTCGTGTCTCGAACAGATCGACGCGCTGTTAGAGCGGCGGCCGCGGCATCCGATCGAACTGCTGATCAAGTAA
- the rhcC gene encoding L-rhamnono-1,4-lactonase, translated as MLDTHTHAWGAPSRDHPWVNGPLMDLVDGFDVHTVYTADRLLADMDRNGVGEAVVVGYPICDWTDNWYTLQTAAEYDRLYGIVMLDPFADDAAERLRRCMDTEGILGFRLGAACPSDEMWERFDPDVTWLRDAIEETGFWEAALETDAVVQILCDHGQLDQAIELVERYPELTYLFDHFAHADPETPTDDGTFAQFAELAEYDTVAVKVSEIAHMSDTTFPYADMHEHVRWFLETFGRERVVWGSDYPNVSDVASYAEACNWLRQVDSVSKTDRSWVTERSFRRHVGLD; from the coding sequence ATGCTTGACACCCATACGCACGCGTGGGGCGCACCGAGTCGAGACCATCCGTGGGTGAACGGGCCGCTAATGGACCTCGTCGACGGATTCGACGTCCACACCGTCTACACCGCCGACCGGCTCCTGGCGGACATGGACCGTAACGGCGTCGGCGAGGCGGTCGTCGTCGGCTATCCGATCTGCGACTGGACCGACAACTGGTACACGCTTCAGACTGCGGCGGAGTACGATCGGCTGTACGGCATCGTGATGCTCGACCCATTCGCCGACGACGCTGCCGAACGGCTTCGTCGCTGTATGGACACCGAGGGCATTCTCGGGTTTCGTCTCGGCGCGGCCTGTCCTTCCGACGAGATGTGGGAGCGATTCGATCCCGACGTCACCTGGCTCCGGGACGCCATCGAGGAGACCGGGTTCTGGGAGGCCGCTCTCGAGACCGACGCCGTCGTCCAGATCCTCTGTGATCACGGCCAGTTAGACCAGGCGATCGAACTCGTCGAGCGCTACCCGGAACTCACGTACCTGTTCGACCACTTCGCCCACGCAGATCCGGAGACACCGACCGACGACGGGACGTTCGCGCAATTCGCCGAGTTGGCTGAATACGACACCGTCGCCGTGAAAGTCTCTGAGATCGCACACATGTCCGACACGACGTTCCCCTACGCGGATATGCACGAGCACGTCCGATGGTTCCTCGAGACGTTCGGTCGCGAGCGGGTCGTCTGGGGATCGGATTATCCCAACGTCAGCGACGTCGCCAGCTACGCCGAGGCGTGCAACTGGCTCCGACAGGTCGACTCGGTCTCGAAAACGGATCGATCCTGGGTTACGGAGCGGTCGTTCCGACGCCACGTCGGCCTCGACTGA
- a CDS encoding LUD domain-containing protein: protein MTARLSSLESSLDDLGVRVTRVDEDGFRELIDETVAAPAVGVALEETFDDPVLSLTETAVTVDPTPAALREATTGVTGAQLGVADYGSLVLSLTDRASELVSLFVDRHVAVVREGDIVADMDAAMDTLHEEFNRSDGSDSAILATGPSATADMGALVKGAHGPRDVHVIVLEAGA, encoded by the coding sequence ATGACTGCCAGACTCTCATCGCTCGAGTCGTCGCTCGACGACCTGGGCGTCCGCGTTACCCGCGTCGACGAGGACGGGTTCCGCGAACTGATCGACGAGACGGTCGCGGCGCCCGCCGTGGGTGTCGCGCTCGAGGAGACGTTCGACGACCCAGTGCTTTCGCTGACTGAAACGGCCGTCACGGTCGATCCTACGCCGGCGGCGCTGCGCGAGGCGACGACCGGCGTGACGGGGGCACAACTGGGTGTCGCCGACTACGGCTCGCTGGTGCTGTCGCTGACCGATCGGGCCAGCGAACTGGTGAGTCTCTTCGTCGATCGCCACGTGGCCGTGGTTCGCGAGGGGGACATCGTCGCGGACATGGACGCCGCGATGGACACGCTTCACGAGGAGTTCAACCGTTCCGACGGGAGCGACAGTGCGATTCTGGCGACCGGACCGAGCGCCACGGCGGACATGGGCGCGCTCGTGAAGGGAGCTCACGGGCCGCGAGACGTCCACGTTATCGTCCTCGAGGCGGGTGCGTAA